The genomic window TTTTAGTGCAGTCAGAATGATTTCAAGCCCTTTGATATGATCTATTACATTGGAAGTTAATGTCTGGAGTTCAGTTACATAATCCAGGAAATGGGTAAATACAGGTGgctacaaaaacaaacacaggtCTTGAATTTATAAACACATATTAATGTCCATTTTATAACTCACTTTGTAATATACAATTCTCTTCTTCCCACCAGTGCTAAGCTATAATTTAGCTCCCCAGATAAACACTCCCTGCTGACGAGTTTACTGTGGTACATTCCAGGCAGGAAGGTCAATGACACTCTAAACTgtatttctcattaaaaaaccGTCACATGGTGTCACAGATATGACATGTCACTGATTTTAAACAGCAAGAATTAGCCCCAAGTAACCATTACCCACATCGATATCCACAGGTTTATGAAAACCAGTTCATGTTATCTaccctgatttttccttcagaataaATAAACTGTGATTAGGGGtgggggaagagagaaagaaacatgGTTTGTACCATTGCTacactgctttctttttttttcttcttctttttttgcagGTTGGATTTAAAAGGTCGGAGGACGCTGTCACAGTAACTCGATACCCACAGGGCAATGGAGATCGTCTGGAAGAAAGGTAAAAATATGTTCTAAGTTCCTTTTAGAGGAGGCTTCTCAAGTCATTTTAGTGTTCCTGGTAAAACTCAGCATGATTAAAATATGCAACAAAATCCCTCATGAGTTCTCTTGGTTGTCTGAGATCAAACTTGCACTGCGTTTCAGTCCCAACATTTCTACCCCGCAGCACTCCCAAATTTCTAGtgttcaaaggaaaaaaaaaatacctcaacAAAGAAGACTAAGTTTTCTAACAGGTTTGGATGAGTTTTCAAGGTGCCATCTCTGACTTCAATCAAATCACCTTTACATTTATTGAACaagtctgaaaagaaaaaagaaaaatggcttACTGAAGGATGAAGGAGGTCACCTTAAACGTGCATTTTCTGTACACCAGGCATCTGAGTGCAGTGTGCAGAACTGTCAGAGCACTGACCACGGAGTCCTCCCCATCTCCTCTGAGTTCTGGCTCATCACCAACATTTCCACGCCCCTGATGAGCCCCCCTGGCCCAAGcaccaggagaagcagctgcccaggctgcagagaaatGCTCTGAAGGGCACAGCACGTTCTGAGCatgcagcagcttcagcacaCAAGCCAAGGGCAATCCCAGCCTTGTTCTCAAGCTTTCACAGGGTCTGCAGATGCATCaccacagcccatccctgcagacACTCCAGAGCCACCCTCAGACAGCCAGGAAGCTCTGCCTCAGTGTCTGCTCTTGAGTTACCATTTACCTGTCAGGCGTTCTACTAAAGACTTGAAACTACTCCCTATTCTTTCCTGGATTTCTGCTGaatcttctgaaaaaaagaaaaaaaaaaaggaaattaaaagtgATAAGCTACAACttctcttgttttctgcttcCAGCAACTCAAGAGGGTGTTTAAATGCAATTTAGTGTCAGTACTCAAAAGTAAATGCAACTGCTTTCAAAGAGGAGCCAGTATTACAGCACCATATACAGTAGAAAAATGAAGACTTacataaaacattaaaagaagGCACTGGCTCTCAGATAATTTAGtttcagacagaaaattaaCACACAAGTAACAGTTTTGAGTCCATATCCTCCAACACCCAGCAGTTTTCAGACTCTACAGAGCCATGTGGCTCCCTCCCACCACCCACCACAGCAACGTGGTCAAACCCCTGCCCCAAACACTTACCTAAGCCATTGGTATCTAGTTCATAAATATCACTAACAAGATAAAACAAGCTAGTCTGGCACTGACAGCTGCCACTGCTGAAGAAGCCAGCCATTCGGGTAGGAGGAGGGCCAAGGACAGGATACTAGgcaagaagcaaagaaaaagataaaggTGTTGCAGCTTTTCCTCACCCCACCCAGTGCCTGGCACATCTCCCAGtcagtcacacacacaaacccaggGGCAGTTCAATGCACTCTGCAGCCTGCACGATGCATTCACGGCCAACCTTTGGGGAGAGCTTTTGCCTTGCTGCTGGTACCTGATTTTTTGTTCTAGAAACTTCTTCCCTGAATCCACCGCcgcttccagctgctgcagcagggctcgGATGGTGTCGATCTTGGAGGAGACACCGTTCTCTGCAGTCTTTTCAGAGTTCTTTGGTTGGATGGTGTGACCGAGGGTCGGGAGTCCGCTCACCAGCCTCAACGTTAAAGAGCGGATTCGCAACCACAGCGTTTCCTcctccagggagagcttccgATGCTCCTCAGAAATGTCCCTAGGGAAAGGCACCAAAGCTTTCAGGCAAATGCTCCAGGCACAAAAGCCTACCCAAAGCTCCCCAGTTCTGTATGATGAGGAAGGAGTGggcagaaattcagaaaaattaatacctaacagagcagcactgccagatgTGGTGCATGGTGCTTAAGTCAGCCAGCCCAAGGAACACTGAAATCTGGGAATTGCCCTGGAAGGAATTTCTTTGCTATGTGTGAGGATATTCCTACTCACCTGTCTTTTGGATCCCAGCTAAACAAGACTGTCAGGTCTCTGTTGTCACGCAGATCTTTCCATGGAATGTCATCCTCCTCTGGGCTCAGACTCATGGACTTTATACTTTCTTCTAAACTGGTTGATCTGTAGGTAAGAACAAGCAGCACTAAATCAAACATCTGATCACTGCAAAGAGAAAGCAGCTCACTAACAGATCATATTCTGTGCACtgctcagctcttccctctgccaGGAATGtgacacacacagcactgacaAGGATGTTAAGGGACAGCaaatcagaatcacagagtccCCAAAGTTGGAGAAGTGCTttaagatcaccaagtccaaccacCAATCTGGTCACTACTAAACCATGGCCTCAGTGCCCTCCCACGTGTTTTCTGAACACCTCCAGGCATGGTGActccactgcttccctgggcagcccattccaacaCCCGACAACCCTTCCCACAACAGAACTTTTTAAAACCTCCTCGGCGCAACCCGAGACCATTAAAATCAGAACGAAGCTttaggagcagagctgcagctccgAGATTTCTGCAGGTGCAACTCCCCAGAGGCCCCTCTTGGccctttcccagttttcccatggcaggagctgtACTCACATATTTGCTTCAAGTAAGAGGTCCAGCAGCATCCGCTCGGTGCGAACCTGCGCGAAGTGAAGGGAGGAGTTCAGGCGGTTCCTGAAGGCGATGAACTCCGGGATCTTCTCGAACGCCCCGTACTTGTAGGCTTGGATGATGTACTCTGAGGTCTGCAACACAACACACACCAGCTCTCCTCAGTGACTTCCCAAATTAGCACCAACCAACAAGGTCACTGCCAAGGAACTGCATTTCTCTGGGTTTTATCAGCCCAGAGGTGCAGGACCTGGCAGATCCTCAATCCCTGGGGAGGAGTTTGTGCTTCTGCTTTCTCCAAGTCACCCAggcagttttgctgctttgaacTGGGAATGCCCAGCTGCTCCATGGGCAGTGAGGTttaacaacaaaaccaacacgAAACATCACGTTGTTGTCACGACAATGAGAAATGCTTCAAGGGGAAGagatgcttttttcccttccttttcctttcagataCGTGATTCAAATAATTAAATCATAATTTCATTGTGAGAAATAATTCCAGGCAAAAGAAATATAGCCCGGATTTTCTGGAACTGACTTGGATGTGCATCACATATCACCGCAACatagattaaataaaaattactcacacattttttgtttctcttttttattagaGTTTTAAATACAGTATCACACAGTGTGTACATGGCACAACACAAACACCAAAGAAAATTCTCAGGGTCCATGGGatattctgctttctctctgaTGAAATGCAGCAATACAAGGCAGGCAGCCAATATTTCACTTCAGTCCAAGCAATCTccaaaaaaagagattttttatGATGAAGGAACTCCAGACAAGCagtgttttaatgaaaatgtcTAACTGTAGAAACAGAGTGAACcatttctgctcccagccatgAGTGATAGCTGAGTTTTTACATCAGAATTACTCCACAACTGAGAAATTCTGGCAAATCAACCATTTTCTTCTGAACAAACTTATGAACTGCACTGAAGatgaaaagcaccaaaaaagGCTTCTGCTTAACTGAATTCTATATGGTCCTAACAGGCTCAACCTGTCTGGAAGGCTCTGAGAGACCAGAAGGCAACACACACAGAtccaaaattcctttttttttccccctccaaacCAAGAAATGTCCTCTAGGGagttgtctttatttttttttttccccttaagtAATTTGGTTATTTGCACTGAATGAAAAAATACGCCAAATATTCAACAACATACTAACAACAGCCTTGCAGAGGTGACTGTCAGGGACTATGGGCTTTAATTCAACTGCATCCATGTGGTTTTTAAATCCCCCCAGGACACGTTGGAGTGGTTTGCCTGCAGTATCTGGAGAGACTAAAGATGGATGGACACAAGAAAATTAGAGAGATTACTGGTGATTCTGCATAGTTGAAGGAGGACTATCTTGAGGAGGATAAAGTTATAAAGTTGTCTTTTTAGTTTTGGCCAAATATAGCAATGCTGCCTTCTCTGTCTCTCCTCCCTGTCCTTGGCAtcctctcccagagcaggaatAGTGGCAGGATTGCAGAGCAGCCTACACGGCTGTTACTCATGGGATCACTCTGACACAGGATTCACGTCAGGCTGGGAAGTTCAGCAAGTCAGGAGAATGGATTTATCCAAAGCAAGGAGTCTGATTCAGGAGCTCTATTTTTATGCCAGACTTCATTTACATCCCACActtcctgctccaggcagagtcccacacacagctctgtgctgtgacattCCAGCTAATCTCAGCATCAACCTAGggaagagcaggcagcagcagcaatctgTAAAAAAGGGAACTTTTAAAGGACAGGCACCTTTTAACACTGCAGATGTGATTGTGGGGCTTGAGTGGGAGCCGGAGCATaaaggggcagccccagcagaaccacagcagaacagaaacTGGGAGCAGATCCTGACCTTGTGACATGATTTATGGCAAGGAATCCTTCTTCATCCCCACTCTTGTCACACCATCATCCTCAGGGAACAGCAGCCTGAACTGAGCCTTCACCTCTTGCAAGTCCTGGTTGCAAGAACAGCTTTTGAGGCATTTCCCATCCAAAGGATCTTAAGGAGACAAGCACTGCAAATGTCCAGAGCAGGAGAGATTTGGAGACCCCAGAGCAACATCAGCTCATGGTCCTTTGGCTGCAACACCATCTCCAAGGTATGATGTGAGTGATTCCAGAGTCCCATCCTCATGTTGCCACATGAGGAATTCTGTCCTCCTGCTGCACCACTGCTGGCCTCTTGAAATCCCAACATTTGAAGGTGTAGCAGCAAGGCAACACCTTTTTGGGATTTCTGGAACATGAGTTGTGTTTTCTTGCCAACAGCCACTGGAGACATCCAACTCTTCTCTGCCACATCCACTCCATCATTCATGCCAGAGAATAACCTGCTCCCAAGGGAACCACACCTCAATTACTTCAGAttgttttccatggaaagaTGATTTCTTGATGCATTACAACACTGTTCCCAAGCAGAGGAATCACATCCAGAAGTTTTTTCAGTTCACTTTTCCACCTGGCACCCAGCAGTCGTGGGTTTCATTCAGACAGTTGGTTCCAGGGATCTTTTTTTGATTAACATCCACCAAATGACTTTTAAACAAGACTGAAAAGTTACacctcagtaaaaaaaaaaaaaggtgtctgGATCCAGGGCTTCCCTTCCATGAATCCAAAACTTATTagcaagtaggaaaaaaatgagcaagtgagggatgcagagcagagtgAGCTCCCATCCCATTGAACAATCCATGTGCAACcctcaggaaaacagaaaaactgtgTCAGACACAGCTCACAGAACTGGGCACAGGGAAACGGCCACGGGCACCCTGTACACAGGAACACCAGTGCTGCCAACAGAgcaagctgctgcttctgagtGATTTCTGTGTGAGAACCTTTACTGCTCAGTACAGACAATTCCTGTGGTTTTATCTATTGCTGGGACAGTGGGGAGCAAATTGTGTGACTGCAGGGCCTCTGGAGCCAACTTAGCCAGCGGCTGACTGGCAGATTTAAAACTGGGCTGCACCTTTGTTTCTTAGGAAGTAAAAATAATCTTCACCTACCTCTCAACAGTGCCCACCCAGGGTGTGAAATACAAATGCACAGGATATATTCCCACTCAGAATGGGATACTCCCTTTAAAGTGAAGTGCACCCCTGGCCATGCACTgaaaacacacagctccagtgACTGTAGGATAAAGGATTCATCCTGTGCTATCCCCATCCTGACCCATCATCACTGGCTGCTGTCTTACTTTCCAAAATGCCAAATTTATGACACCAGCATTTATTTCCACAGGACATTCAATTATTGCATAAAATCACCAACATTAATTCAAAAGCAATCATACCTGTTTTATGAGGAGCATTAAAACTGGCTTTAACAGAAAGGAAGCTGAAGCCAAACCTCGTGTAACAGCAACTCACAAATCCTTGTAGTAGGAAATGCAGGTTGAGACAACCTTTGCCACAAAGCTGCACCTACTACTGCTCTTTGTTGTGTTTTAAACCACTGCATTTGCACAAGCCTTGCACAGGGCTTCTCTAAAGCCCTAAAGCTTCTCAAAGACACTTTGCTGTGTGACAAGGTCATGGAGGGGATTTCTTTCAACTTACATCTTTCTGGTTGGAGTGGAAAAACCTGAGTGCAAAGTTGCAGGATTGGGAAGCAGCAGCGTAGTGGCCCAGGGAGCCGGCGTAGCGTGTCAGGAGATAACTGCAACAAACAGCACGAGGCAAACGTCAGCCACTGCCCTGGcaagcagctgcacaggagaCATCTGGACATTTAACAGCATTAACAGCAAGTTCAGGCTTTTAGTGGAATGaattctcaatttttttcaggCAGTATGTGAGGGCTTGGAGTTCTTTCTTCATGTTAAGGGTGTAAGAGCTGCTCAGTGAGAGACCCCCAATCACACCAGGGTGTGTTGGCTTTCACGGGTGCTCCCAAGCTGGAACACCAAGCTCTGActggcagccagccagccaTTTCACCAATTTCCTTCAGATTAATTATTAATctaaaaaaatccaacacaGCTCAAAATCACAACGGGGGAAGATACCCTAGAGAAAGGGGGAGCATGCAGTGGACGTGcctcccaaaaaccccagaacacTTTTGCACAACAGCACCCAAAAATGTGACAATGTGCTGAATTCTGGGTGGCAgagggtgctgcagctgccaggatgGGTTGATGAGGAGTGAGTGATTGTGATTATTCTCAGTATGTACCACCCACCCGATGGTGTCGTGCTGGATGTGCTTGGCGTCCAGGCTGGAGTAGAGCTCCGAGACGGGCTCGAAGGCGCCGAGCCTGCAGTAGATCCGGATGAGCAGCAGCTTAAACTGAGCATTGGAGGGACTGTGAGACAGCCCCTCCTCCAAGAGAGTCAGGCACTGCCACACAGCTGCCTCTTCACCTGGTGACAGACACAGCACGggcaggtgtgagcagggacagcgcTGGCACAATTCCCCGTGCCCGCGTTACAGCAGGCTCAGAGCGCTGCCAGGGATTGCAGGGTGCCCAAataacagcagctccagcactccagctgctccctgagggaGTGCTGGGGGAAAAATCCCTCCCAGGGAATATCTAGCTCACATCTGCACAGAGCACACTGCAGGCAAAGTGACCTTTCCTGATGAATCCTGGGCTGTTTGGGAATTCCAGCTTGCACATTGCAAAAGAGGCAGGAATTCAAGAGCCCCCATCCACGTTCCTGCCAGAAACCTGACCATGGATTTATAGTCAGGTTAAAGACTAAATCTTCCTTGGGAAATACAAGGGTGTAACAGATAACAACATGGCAGGGCAGGAATATACACGTGGACACCCAGCACTGGACACTGTGGGATGAGAGACTTAACACAAAGAGCAGGGGTGGAGTACAGGCAAATTTAATTGAGGGAACAGGTCCCAGCAAGTCTAGAAACAAGGGATCCAAAAGACAAAGTATgtcaggaagagaaagaaatgctcTCAAAACACTTCTGGTATCAGAAAGGAGTTGTCAGCAGAACTCGTGccaagggagagaaaaaaggaattaatcagaaaaattaaatctgtttaTAGAGATCAGTGAGATGCAGGGCAAACACCAGCTGATCAGAGGGACTACTGAAATACctcatattgaaaaaaataaaacaactcaGGAAGCTCCAGGCCTAACAAGCCATGCCAGGCACCCACTGgtctccctgtcccagcctcccACAGAGATACTGGAGCAAGGCACAATTTTGGAAACATACCTTCCAGCCACAGATCAAGCAGCAGGTGAACTGCAAGCAGGCAGTAATAATCTGAAAACTGCAATTCAGTTTTCAAACAAGATTTCcctaaaatgagaaaaaaaaaaaaacagttacCCTTGAATTACTAAAACTAATTACTAATTGCTGCTAGCTGATCTCACAGTCAGGGTTACTGAGTGGCACCACGATCAGAGAgcacattttaatttataaaatcagAATTGTCTTAAAATCCAAACAACTTCACACATCACTGAGTGGCCTTTGGGGCATTTCAAACATTGACATCTGCTGGAAGAACTGACTCCCACAGCTGCAAGATTTACAAATTAATAACTCCTGACCACAAATGTGTCCTACGCGCTTCAGTGAGAAAACCTGGCTTTGCTTAAAAGCACAGGCAATCCTGCAAAGTACAAACAGACCATCTGAACTACCCTGGAAAGCTTCATTTATCTTTAAGATACatggctgaaaagaaaaaaaaattaaaggaaccACAATTCAGGGAAGGTGAAGAGTAGAACCAGAAAGGAGAAAGCCGAGTTTTATCAGCGTTACAGATTTTCCTCACCAAACTCCAACCCGTGGCGGTATCTGAGCATCAGCTCCCGCACCACTGCcagcttctgcttcttctccaTGGCGTGGTAGAtgcccagcagcctggagagctgcaccacacacaggtgctgctgcagggccttGATGTCACCTGGCAGAGCCACCTCGTTctcggccgccgccgccagcgGGATCACGTCCAGCAGCTGCCGGGTGAACTGCAAGAGAAACCCCGGTGTGGCACAGACAGGTTCTAcggaaaatcctttcctcaggACCTTTTCTCCTGAGAGGCCAAGAAGcctcagaaaggaaatgtaaacaatgattatctgctgctgtggaatgcaacaggtgcatctgtgattggtctcacgtggttgtttttaattaatggccaatcacagtccagctgtcttggactctctggtcagtcacaagattttatcatcattccattcctttctattgcttgctagccttctgatgaaatcctttcttctattcttttagtatagttttaatatataattttcttttaatataatatatatatcctaaaataataaatcagccttctgaaccacggagtcaagattctcatctcttcccttgtcctgggacccctgcaaacaccaccacaccgGTGGCAAAGGCTGCAGGGTTGCACCAAATGATGGGgaagcagcatttcctccctCCAATCAAACTAAAAAAAGGCAAGGTGGGAACATCCATGTTGATATCACACTGAATCCGTGGTTCAAGAACAGCCTTCAAGATTTTCTTTTGAGTTGCTTGAGGTTTTATTAAGTTTCATCAAAAAGATGGAGGGAACAAAAATCAAGAGGCAGGTTTCCAATTCATTGATACACCAGGGAGTTCAAGCACCTGTTAACTCTTGTGGTAGTAAGAgatgcaattaaaataattagttACTGACAGGCTTCTCAGCACACTTCCAGGCAATGATGGTTTTGCACTGTTACATTTTCCCTCAGCTCTGAAGTAATGTGCAGTTCTCAGTGAGGTCATCAACTCTGATTAATGACTCCTTTTTGCAATTAAGCTGTAAGAAAAGCAGCTTCTCATTGTTTGATTTTAATGGGAGACAAAAGACTCCTCACAAtacacagggctgggcagcagcttcTTGCTCTGCTGAAAACCCAGCATTGTCTGCAAACTGAAACCTGCGTTAAAAGCCGATGAATTGGTTTTACTACACTTGGTATTGACATAGAAGAACTGCATCAAATGCAAGCCTGAGGCAAAaagctcaggagcagcaccaggcacaaCACAAACCAATTCCAGTTTTCCCAAAGAATTTGATGAATGCTGTGTTGACAGATCTCCTCAGTCTGAAACTCTGCCAAGCTGAGCAAGGTCAACCACACCACTGGCTCTACTGTCCAATTTACACCTCCAGGAAGTCAAGGCTGGTGTCCTGACCATTATTTCTGGACTATCTCACATGTCAGTGGCCCAGCAAGATCATGATCTCAGCTACTGAAGTGGAACTCTCTTGTCAAACCTCCTCAGCTCCTCGTGTCCTTGACCAAGCTAAAGTGCTGCAGACGCTGCTTCAGGGACAACCAGAGCACCACCCAATACATCAGTTTGACACAATATACATTCCAGAATATATTCAGTAAAATCAGCAGCAGTTTTAAGGCCAGACAGAGAATTTTGAAGTCAGAGTCATTGTTTCACAAGCACTGTGACAAAACTGAAGTCTGAactattattaaatataattcttCCACTCCCGGTCTTGAATTTGCTCCCTGGAAAGTTGGGATGAAACCTGTTCAGTACCTCAGGGTTCCCTTACAATGGAATCACCATTTCCAGGACTAGGAGTTCAATATCCTCCTGGCCACATCTCTGGCCAGGGGGCTAAAACCACACCTTCAAACATAAAACATCAGCAACATCCACCCCTGCCAGAGCCACCGCTCCCATCAGCAGTGGGGCTGTGAGAAGAGCTTGCACCAGGAATCAAAAAATACTTCAATAAACCAAGAGAACTTTGCTACCTATGCTTTGTTTACCAACATTTTATCCCCAGGCTCTGGCTGATCCCGGAttctctgccctccccagcgCTGATCCCTGGACACAATGGCTCAGACAAACACTGGGGTGAGTGACAGAATTCCCAGCTGCTGAAGTCACTCCAGGCTGCTCATGACTCTGCACAAATGGGCTTTTCAGAGAAACTCTTTTCCAGAGAGCTGTTTCAGAAAGAGATTCTGGAAAAAACTGCCATAGGTGTGTCCATGACCCCTGGAATGGGGTCACTGTGTCCCTTTGGCACTGCCAGAGCCAAGCAAAGCATCTGTGACATCCCTGCATGGGATCAGGGGGCAGCTTCTTCCCATTAAACACAAACTTTGAGCTCAAAGCACCCTGACACCTTGAAAAATGgcaataaaaaaaccaaaggaataCCAGATCTGAGACTCTGCAGGATCAAACTTAGCTTTAAACCTCCAGTAAAAATCCTCTGAGTGAAACTTCTCAAGTGTTCAGATGTTCATG from Molothrus ater isolate BHLD 08-10-18 breed brown headed cowbird chromosome 18, BPBGC_Mater_1.1, whole genome shotgun sequence includes these protein-coding regions:
- the NAA25 gene encoding N-alpha-acetyltransferase 25, NatB auxiliary subunit: MAARGHVQDPNDRRLRPIYDYLDNGNNKMAIQQADKLLKKHKDLHCAKVLKAIGLQRTGKQDEAYALAQEVAALEPTDDNSLQALTILYREMHRPELVTKLYEAAVKKVPNSEEYHSHLFMAYARVGEYKKMQQAGMALYKIVPKNPYYFWSVMSLIMQSISAQDENLSKTMFLPLAERMVEKMVKEDKIEAEAEVELYYMILERLEKYKEALDVVRGKLGEKLTSELQSRENKCMAMYKKLHRWPECNALARRLLLKNSDDWQFYITYFDSVFQLIDESWTPPAEEEHSLEGEVHCSIEQAVNFIEERISEESKSSRPLRGPYLAKLELIRRLRHRGCNDEYKLGDPEELMFQYFKKFGDKPCCFTDLKVFVDLLPPSQYTKFTRQLLDVIPLAAAAENEVALPGDIKALQQHLCVVQLSRLLGIYHAMEKKQKLAVVRELMLRYRHGLEFGKSCLKTELQFSDYYCLLAVHLLLDLWLEGEEAAVWQCLTLLEEGLSHSPSNAQFKLLLIRIYCRLGAFEPVSELYSSLDAKHIQHDTIGYLLTRYAGSLGHYAAASQSCNFALRFFHSNQKDTSEYIIQAYKYGAFEKIPEFIAFRNRLNSSLHFAQVRTERMLLDLLLEANISTSLEESIKSMSLSPEEDDIPWKDLRDNRDLTVLFSWDPKDRDISEEHRKLSLEEETLWLRIRSLTLRLVSGLPTLGHTIQPKNSEKTAENGVSSKIDTIRALLQQLEAAVDSGKKFLEQKIRYPVLGPPPTRMAGFFSSGSCQCQTSLFYLVSDIYELDTNGLEDSAEIQERIGSSFKSLVERLTDLFNKCKGDLIEVRDGTLKTHPNLLENLVFFVETISIALWVSSYCDSVLRPFKSNLQKKKKKKKESSVAMPPVFTHFLDYVTELQTLTSNVIDHIKGLEIILTALKLEELSLKDTLLLQEEKKFTKTVQGKVQSSYHHSVQEIGELLKKRLDTIKKLKI